One segment of Fibrobacter sp. UWB11 DNA contains the following:
- a CDS encoding type II toxin-antitoxin system RelB/DinJ family antitoxin produces the protein MKNNIAIKPIKYLQMLYKRCIFDSMSTVAKNFRIDSDLNNQATALLEGLGLSMSQAVSMFLRQVVLQRGLPFEVKYPEYPKGLREAVAEAERLEADPKTKRYTDMNEMWADLDK, from the coding sequence ATGAAGAATAATATCGCTATAAAACCCATCAAATACTTGCAAATGCTTTACAAACGATGTATATTTGATAGCATGAGTACCGTGGCAAAAAATTTTCGCATTGATTCTGATTTGAATAATCAAGCGACAGCTTTGTTGGAAGGGCTTGGCCTTTCCATGTCTCAAGCGGTATCCATGTTCCTGCGCCAAGTTGTGCTGCAACGAGGTTTGCCCTTTGAAGTGAAATATCCGGAATATCCTAAAGGTTTACGCGAGGCTGTTGCCGAAGCGGAACGCCTAGAGGCTGATCCGAAAACAAAACGATATACGGATATGAACGAAATGTGGGCGGACCTTGACAAATGA
- a CDS encoding type II toxin-antitoxin system YafQ family toxin: MYEVIWTSRFKKSYKLCQKRGLPLQELKDVVELLRTDQALDAKYHDHELVGEFHGTRELHIRPDWLLCYRKNQGILTLTLVATGSHSDLFSK, translated from the coding sequence ATATACGAAGTAATTTGGACTAGTCGTTTTAAAAAATCGTACAAGCTTTGCCAAAAGAGGGGGCTCCCGTTACAGGAACTTAAGGACGTAGTTGAACTGCTACGAACGGATCAGGCTTTGGATGCTAAATATCATGATCATGAATTAGTTGGAGAATTTCATGGTACGCGAGAACTCCATATTCGTCCTGATTGGTTGTTGTGCTACAGAAAAAATCAAGGAATCTTAACTTTAACGCTTGTGGCGACGGGTTCGCATTCCGACTTGTTTTCGAAATGA
- a CDS encoding endo-1,4-beta-xylanase has translation MSMFSKIFKALTFVLASSTFSFAALADSASKFLGNIPVFGEIPEDFGTYWNQITPENECLWGHVEKTRGEYDWTGCDLAYNWARKNKAIFSFHTLLWGSQKPQWLGKTLDASETKKAWTDWIDAVKERYPDLEMIEVVNEAVKINNNNYHSGYTNSNLVEALGGDSGNYEFVVTAFKMARERWPKAILIYNDYNTIQWNKELAIDLVKKIKAQGAPIDAFGMQFHETTTQGSGKRKCLHFSVLKRALNDAHEQTGLPIYITQYDVGDKDDNLQKKCYIEHIPLLMETEYVKGITLWGYIYGKTWLEEGNSGLIKNGVDRPAMTWLKEYFKDSRVRRYMLGLANGAEKRLGNVIVDGQSIPEDYEDYWNEITTDNACTWIAVEKERGNYDFSKCDAVHQWTVLNRWDTRMPFKFRNLLKGTHLPHWLNGLDVNETKEAITAWFDAVAKHYPEIYQIEVVDGAVRNSTGHYHSGFDAYNNVIEALGGDDGDYKFVATAFNMARKRWPYAKLIYNDYDEMRWENDPTVNLILKLQEQNAAIDAFGLQAANWMIQGSGPEIKCIAGSTIRDGIQKIYDKIKIPLFITEYSIGTDDDNLQKACFAEHIPVFMESEYVAGVTLWGYIYGETPRMSPTNTGLIKNGNNRPAMDWLEQYFIKHWADSKNMWPLGIPTHPLDSLDSIALEKPEGIGDNGRNFGSKLRLEQSTLQNYDVFDVQGVRLGNLSAYGFSDASTRFKSASTVKTSGIYFLRNRTTGKMQSVRIAR, from the coding sequence ATGAGTATGTTTTCAAAAATATTTAAAGCCTTGACATTTGTCCTTGCGTCATCAACTTTTTCTTTTGCCGCCTTGGCCGACAGCGCGTCCAAGTTTTTGGGCAACATTCCCGTTTTTGGTGAAATCCCCGAAGATTTTGGCACCTACTGGAACCAAATTACCCCCGAAAACGAATGTCTTTGGGGCCATGTCGAAAAAACGCGTGGTGAGTACGACTGGACGGGTTGCGACCTCGCCTATAACTGGGCAAGAAAGAACAAGGCTATTTTCTCGTTTCACACCCTGTTGTGGGGTTCGCAAAAGCCGCAGTGGTTGGGAAAGACTCTCGACGCTAGCGAAACAAAAAAGGCTTGGACTGATTGGATTGATGCGGTTAAAGAACGTTATCCCGACCTCGAAATGATTGAAGTGGTAAACGAAGCCGTCAAAATCAACAACAACAACTATCACTCTGGATATACCAACAGCAATCTGGTTGAAGCCCTTGGCGGCGATAGCGGAAACTACGAATTCGTGGTCACGGCTTTTAAAATGGCACGTGAACGCTGGCCCAAAGCCATCCTAATTTACAATGACTACAATACAATCCAATGGAATAAGGAGCTAGCCATAGACCTTGTTAAGAAAATCAAGGCCCAGGGTGCGCCGATTGATGCCTTTGGAATGCAGTTTCACGAAACAACCACACAAGGGAGCGGCAAACGCAAGTGCTTGCATTTCTCCGTCCTCAAACGCGCACTTAACGATGCACACGAACAAACAGGCCTTCCCATATACATTACACAATACGATGTCGGAGACAAGGACGATAATCTTCAGAAAAAGTGCTACATAGAGCATATTCCGCTCTTGATGGAAACAGAATACGTGAAGGGCATTACCCTTTGGGGCTACATTTACGGCAAAACTTGGTTGGAGGAGGGTAATTCCGGCCTTATTAAAAACGGCGTTGACCGCCCGGCAATGACTTGGCTCAAGGAATATTTCAAGGATTCGAGAGTTCGTCGCTATATGCTAGGCCTTGCCAACGGTGCAGAAAAACGTCTAGGTAATGTCATTGTCGATGGTCAATCCATTCCCGAAGATTATGAGGACTACTGGAATGAAATTACTACGGATAACGCGTGCACATGGATTGCCGTCGAAAAGGAACGCGGCAATTACGATTTTTCAAAATGCGACGCCGTTCATCAGTGGACTGTTTTAAATCGATGGGATACTCGCATGCCCTTCAAGTTCCGCAATCTGCTGAAAGGGACGCATTTGCCACATTGGCTGAATGGGCTCGACGTGAACGAAACCAAGGAAGCCATTACGGCTTGGTTTGACGCCGTTGCCAAGCATTATCCCGAAATTTACCAGATTGAAGTTGTCGATGGAGCGGTCCGTAATAGCACAGGTCACTATCATTCCGGATTTGATGCCTACAACAACGTAATTGAGGCTCTCGGCGGCGATGATGGCGACTACAAGTTTGTGGCCACGGCCTTCAATATGGCTCGTAAACGCTGGCCTTACGCTAAATTGATTTACAACGATTATGACGAAATGCGTTGGGAAAACGATCCGACGGTTAATCTCATTCTGAAACTTCAAGAACAAAATGCGGCTATCGATGCATTTGGATTGCAGGCAGCAAACTGGATGATCCAAGGTTCAGGCCCTGAGATAAAGTGCATTGCCGGGAGTACAATACGGGACGGCATTCAAAAAATTTACGACAAGATAAAGATTCCCTTGTTCATTACAGAATACAGCATCGGTACGGATGATGACAACCTTCAGAAGGCTTGCTTTGCAGAACATATTCCCGTTTTCATGGAATCGGAATATGTTGCGGGAGTCACTCTCTGGGGCTACATTTACGGGGAAACGCCGCGGATGAGCCCCACAAATACAGGCCTCATCAAAAATGGAAATAATCGCCCCGCTATGGACTGGCTTGAACAATATTTCATTAAGCATTGGGCAGACAGCAAGAACATGTGGCCCCTGGGCATTCCGACACACCCACTGGATTCGTTGGATTCAATCGCTTTGGAAAAACCGGAAGGCATTGGCGATAATGGCAGAAATTTCGGCAGCAAGCTTCGCCTAGAGCAGAGCACGCTGCAAAATTACGACGTGTTTGACGTGCAAGGCGTACGCTTGGGCAACCTTTCAGCCTATGGCTTTAGCGATGCATCAACAAGGTTCAAGTCCGCCAGCACCGTAAAAACCTCGGGCATCTACTTTTTGCGCAACCGCACCACAGGCAAAATGCAAAGCGTTAGAATCGCGAGATAA